One Thermofilum pendens Hrk 5 DNA segment encodes these proteins:
- a CDS encoding 50S ribosomal protein L44e: MKVPSVIRTYCPRCKTYTEHEVTLYKAGKRRTLAEGQRRYLRKQKGYGSKRKPEQKRTAKVTKKQVLKLKCKVCGYTYHKEGIRLKKLEIVEKVK; the protein is encoded by the coding sequence ATGAAAGTTCCAAGCGTTATCCGCACCTACTGTCCGCGGTGCAAAACTTACACAGAGCATGAAGTAACGCTTTACAAGGCTGGGAAGAGAAGAACCCTTGCCGAGGGGCAAAGACGCTATCTTAGGAAGCAGAAAGGTTACGGTTCGAAGCGTAAGCCCGAACAGAAGAGAACTGCTAAAGTGACCAAGAAGCAGGTTCTAAAGCTTAAGTGCAAGGTCTGCGGCTATACGTATCACAAGGAAGGTATCAGACTGAAGAAGCTTGAAATAGTAGAAAAGGTGAAGTAA
- a CDS encoding 30S ribosomal protein S27e: MGHERKALIPQPRSKFLKIRCPDCGNILVTYSHASTKVKCPKCGKILVEPTGGKALIIAEILEVL; this comes from the coding sequence GTGGGGCACGAGCGCAAGGCCCTTATCCCACAACCACGAAGCAAGTTTCTCAAGATCCGATGCCCAGACTGCGGCAATATCCTTGTAACGTATAGCCACGCGTCAACGAAGGTCAAGTGTCCTAAGTGCGGTAAAATACTAGTAGAGCCTACAGGTGGCAAAGCGCTGATAATAGCCGAGATACTCGAGGTCCTATAG
- a CDS encoding RNA-protein complex protein Nop10, which yields MSRGILRRCEKCGLYTLRQDKCPYCGGPVKTPHPAKFSPDDKYGEYRRKIKLQLLQGNAKASTP from the coding sequence ATGTCTCGAGGAATACTGAGAAGGTGCGAGAAGTGCGGGCTATACACACTCAGACAAGATAAATGCCCGTACTGCGGTGGCCCCGTGAAAACTCCGCACCCGGCGAAGTTTTCTCCTGATGACAAGTACGGCGAGTATAGGCGAAAAATCAAGCTTCAGCTACTACAAGGTAACGCGAAAGCGTCTACCCCTTGA
- the tuf gene encoding translation elongation factor EF-1 subunit alpha: MSEKKPHLNLVVIGHIDHGKSTLMGRLLYEIGAVDPRLIQQYEEEAKKMGRETWKYAWVLDKLKEEREKGITIDLGFYKFETKKYFFTLIDAPGHRDFVKNMITGASQADVALLVVSAKEGEFEAGISPAGQTREHVFLAKTMGVDQLVVAINKMDTVNYSKERYEEIKNQLIRLLRMVGYKVDEIPFIPTSAWEGVNVSKRTPEKTPWYDGPCLYEAFDFFKEPPRPIDKPLRIPIQDVYSIKGVGTVPVGRVETGVLKVGDKIIINPPKAVGEVKSIETHHTPLQEAIPGDNIGFNVKGVEKSQLRRGDVAGHTTNPPTVAEEFTGRIFVLYHPTAIAAGYTPVLHIHTATVPVTFEELLQKLDPRTGSVAEEKPQYIKQGDSAIVRFKPRKPVVVEKYSEFPPLGRFAIRDSGRTIAAGVVIDVKKAEGY, from the coding sequence ATGTCTGAGAAAAAGCCACACTTAAACCTGGTAGTGATAGGACACATCGACCACGGAAAAAGCACCCTAATGGGAAGACTCCTCTACGAGATAGGCGCGGTAGACCCCAGGCTGATTCAGCAGTACGAGGAGGAAGCGAAAAAGATGGGTAGGGAGACGTGGAAGTACGCTTGGGTTCTAGACAAGCTCAAGGAGGAGAGAGAGAAGGGTATCACAATCGACCTCGGCTTCTACAAGTTCGAGACTAAGAAGTACTTCTTCACGCTGATTGACGCGCCGGGTCACAGGGACTTCGTTAAGAACATGATAACCGGAGCTAGCCAGGCTGACGTCGCATTGCTCGTCGTATCTGCTAAGGAGGGTGAATTCGAGGCTGGCATAAGCCCTGCTGGTCAGACCAGGGAGCACGTCTTCCTGGCGAAGACGATGGGCGTAGACCAGCTGGTCGTGGCTATAAACAAGATGGACACGGTTAACTACAGCAAGGAGAGGTACGAGGAAATTAAGAACCAGCTGATAAGGTTGCTCCGAATGGTCGGCTACAAGGTGGACGAGATACCGTTCATACCGACTTCGGCGTGGGAAGGCGTGAACGTGTCCAAGAGGACCCCCGAGAAGACTCCGTGGTACGACGGGCCATGCCTCTACGAGGCGTTCGACTTCTTCAAGGAGCCTCCGAGGCCCATAGACAAGCCGCTAAGGATACCCATACAGGACGTCTACAGCATTAAAGGAGTAGGCACAGTTCCCGTTGGGAGAGTCGAGACAGGCGTACTCAAAGTTGGAGACAAGATAATCATCAACCCGCCGAAAGCAGTGGGAGAAGTCAAATCCATAGAGACCCACCACACGCCGCTCCAGGAGGCTATACCAGGGGACAACATAGGTTTCAACGTGAAGGGCGTTGAAAAATCTCAGTTGCGGCGTGGCGACGTGGCAGGACATACAACGAACCCGCCGACTGTTGCGGAAGAATTCACAGGTAGGATCTTCGTCCTGTACCACCCGACGGCCATCGCGGCAGGCTACACACCGGTGCTGCACATACACACGGCGACCGTCCCGGTAACGTTTGAGGAGCTACTTCAGAAGCTTGACCCAAGGACGGGTAGCGTTGCAGAGGAGAAGCCGCAGTACATTAAGCAGGGTGACTCCGCCATCGTAAGGTTCAAACCGAGGAAGCCGGTCGTCGTGGAGAAGTACTCTGAGTTCCCACCACTAGGCAGGTTCGCCATTAGAGACTCTGGCCGCACCATTGCTGCCGGAGTAGTAATCGACGTGAAGAAAGCCGAAGGCTATTAA
- the rpsJ gene encoding 30S ribosomal protein S10 — MPSKVRIRLSSTNIEDLNAVCEEIRQIAQKTGVKMRGPIPLPVKRMRVVTRRAPSGQGYETFDRFELRIHKRLIDLDADERATRLLLRTRVPPTVRVEIEVI; from the coding sequence GTGCCAAGCAAGGTACGCATACGTCTGAGCAGCACGAACATCGAGGATCTAAACGCTGTTTGCGAAGAGATTCGGCAAATAGCCCAGAAGACAGGCGTGAAGATGAGGGGGCCCATACCGTTACCCGTTAAGAGAATGAGGGTTGTCACTAGGAGAGCTCCATCGGGGCAGGGTTACGAGACATTCGATAGGTTCGAGTTGAGGATTCATAAAAGGTTAATAGACTTGGACGCAGATGAGAGAGCGACTAGGCTTCTTCTACGAACACGTGTACCTCCCACTGTGCGCGTCGAAATCGAGGTTATCTGA
- a CDS encoding DEAD/DEAH box helicase, producing MMTDYGGLNDSYLSISFRKRRTLTEAEFREFLELARKVANYDPESKEWRISVEKVSSLDNELEEVLEKLKKLSTLSDADLQRVVAYTRGRSAGRVCWIGYDLRVKGLPPTVVEALRNDTTLGGLFLVEGQTPRLRSVLFLHEASRALKEKFNVSLSFDEKMTSVEVRRENGVLVWRFQYLDKVLAEKLVEASTLKFFVEKAVLNEEGEFEGTELVERRMRTAHVDWQRKEVSTPVALLDSLKTFLEAHGFRVLVSIEEKPPITVPLEHNFKLLPHQVEAYKQWTRKRRGTISIFTRGGKSFIALEAIYSLRKPTIVFVTTQELVETWISYFEKYLGLPRSFVGVLGGGEQKIREITVATYSSAVKYIDLIKSRFELAIFDEAHHVPAATFKQVALGVDALYRMALSATPERRDRNEGLLFTLCGGLLYRLTYEDLVRLKVVAPIEVLDAVFVEGPEEKKKKLLEILRRHADGKVIVYTQYLQTAEDVYDLLRRNGFNAEIVTGDTPAHKRELAFKNFVEGRSNVIVTTTVLDEGITVPDADVAVIYEGTGEGRQMIQRIGRVLGYYPGKTAKVYEIVDLTNPREKSAYRRRSWVRELYRVRGLEEIVRRVKEGDEEGYKPSYQFRIDYFD from the coding sequence ATGATGACCGACTATGGGGGGCTGAACGACAGCTATCTCAGTATATCTTTTCGTAAGAGAAGAACCCTGACGGAGGCGGAGTTCAGAGAGTTCTTGGAGCTTGCGAGAAAGGTGGCGAACTACGACCCAGAAAGCAAGGAGTGGAGGATTTCTGTGGAGAAGGTTTCCTCGCTAGACAACGAGCTGGAAGAAGTACTCGAAAAGCTGAAGAAACTGTCAACCTTGAGTGACGCGGATCTTCAGAGGGTGGTCGCATATACCCGTGGGAGGAGCGCGGGTAGGGTTTGCTGGATAGGCTACGATCTAAGGGTGAAGGGTTTGCCTCCCACCGTCGTGGAGGCACTGCGGAATGACACGACTCTAGGCGGGCTCTTCCTAGTGGAGGGACAGACGCCGAGGTTGCGTTCCGTGCTTTTTCTCCACGAAGCATCACGCGCTTTGAAGGAGAAGTTCAACGTTTCTTTAAGCTTCGACGAGAAGATGACCAGCGTGGAGGTGCGTAGGGAGAATGGCGTGCTTGTCTGGCGTTTCCAGTACCTTGACAAGGTGCTAGCTGAGAAGCTTGTAGAGGCCTCGACGTTGAAATTCTTCGTAGAGAAGGCAGTGCTAAACGAGGAGGGTGAGTTCGAAGGCACGGAACTCGTTGAGAGAAGAATGAGGACTGCACACGTCGACTGGCAGAGGAAGGAAGTCTCGACACCGGTGGCTCTACTAGATAGCCTTAAAACCTTTCTCGAAGCGCACGGCTTTAGGGTTCTCGTCTCGATAGAGGAGAAGCCGCCCATAACTGTTCCCCTTGAACACAACTTTAAGCTCTTACCGCACCAGGTAGAAGCGTATAAACAATGGACGAGGAAACGTAGGGGCACCATTTCGATATTTACTAGAGGGGGGAAGTCGTTCATAGCACTCGAAGCTATCTACTCGCTGAGAAAGCCTACCATAGTCTTTGTCACTACTCAGGAACTCGTTGAAACTTGGATTAGCTACTTCGAGAAGTACCTTGGGCTACCGCGCTCATTTGTAGGTGTTCTTGGCGGGGGAGAGCAGAAAATAAGGGAGATCACGGTCGCAACCTACAGCAGTGCGGTTAAGTACATAGATCTCATTAAGTCAAGGTTTGAGCTAGCGATATTTGACGAGGCTCACCACGTACCGGCGGCTACGTTCAAGCAGGTAGCGCTTGGTGTCGATGCCCTGTACAGAATGGCCCTTTCCGCCACTCCCGAGCGGAGGGATAGGAACGAAGGGCTTCTTTTCACGCTGTGCGGAGGTTTGCTGTACCGGCTTACGTACGAAGATCTCGTGAGGCTTAAGGTCGTAGCTCCCATAGAGGTCCTGGATGCCGTCTTCGTGGAGGGACCAGAGGAAAAGAAGAAGAAGCTCCTGGAGATTCTGCGCCGACATGCCGACGGAAAAGTAATCGTGTACACGCAGTACCTCCAGACTGCGGAAGATGTCTATGACTTGCTGAGGAGGAACGGCTTTAACGCGGAGATAGTAACAGGGGATACACCGGCGCACAAAAGAGAGCTCGCCTTCAAGAACTTTGTCGAGGGCAGGTCTAACGTAATAGTCACGACTACCGTCCTCGATGAGGGAATAACTGTGCCGGACGCCGACGTCGCCGTGATCTACGAGGGGACAGGCGAAGGAAGACAGATGATACAGAGGATAGGGAGAGTTCTAGGCTATTACCCCGGGAAGACGGCCAAGGTGTACGAGATAGTCGACTTAACGAACCCCAGAGAGAAATCAGCCTATAGGCGCAGGTCGTGGGTTAGAGAGCTTTACAGGGTCAGGGGTCTAGAGGAAATTGTGAGGAGAGTTAAAGAAGGGGACGAGGAGGGGTATAAGCCCAGCTATCAGTTTCGCATAGATTACTTTGATTAG
- a CDS encoding Sjogren's syndrome/scleroderma autoantigen 1 family protein yields the protein MEREDKEVVSRMANLLKSGATMLETLCPTCRVPLFRLKSGEVVCPKCGQRYVIVASEEEEHRVKVDLVLLGLEQVTVQKISSLSASLASSETFDEITEVSRAIITLLQVLQLSRQIRGSEKGVQEKGK from the coding sequence GTGGAGCGAGAGGATAAGGAGGTAGTCTCTAGAATGGCTAACTTGCTCAAGTCTGGTGCCACGATGCTGGAAACTCTCTGCCCTACGTGCAGGGTTCCGCTCTTCCGCTTAAAGTCAGGAGAAGTGGTATGCCCCAAGTGTGGGCAACGCTACGTGATCGTAGCGAGCGAAGAGGAAGAGCACAGAGTGAAGGTAGATCTCGTACTCCTTGGTCTTGAACAGGTTACGGTGCAGAAGATAAGTAGTCTTAGCGCCTCTCTTGCGTCCTCGGAGACCTTCGACGAGATAACCGAGGTTAGCAGAGCTATAATCACGCTCCTACAGGTGCTACAACTTTCTAGGCAGATTAGAGGTTCGGAGAAAGGTGTACAGGAGAAAGGCAAGTGA
- a CDS encoding 30S ribosomal protein S3ae yields MSARAKTKDKWSMKKWIKVLAPKAFGFANLGLIPADEPEKALGRTVEVSFYDITKDVSQLHIKLKFQIVKVDDGIALTQLKLMEMTRDYIRSLVRRGTSRVDAILDVQTKDGVKMRVMALAVTVSRIKTSQKKAIRRIMFDIISEKAASLDFDTFIQQAVIGTMATEMQMQAKKIYPIKKVEVYKIKVLTPTTEIPLALPEQVLAKH; encoded by the coding sequence ATGAGTGCAAGGGCAAAGACGAAGGACAAGTGGTCGATGAAGAAGTGGATAAAGGTACTCGCTCCTAAGGCCTTTGGCTTCGCAAACCTAGGGCTGATACCCGCTGATGAGCCGGAGAAAGCTCTTGGACGCACTGTAGAGGTCAGCTTCTACGACATAACTAAGGATGTCTCTCAGCTACACATCAAGCTAAAGTTCCAGATAGTCAAGGTGGACGATGGAATAGCACTGACACAGCTTAAACTGATGGAGATGACTAGGGACTATATAAGGAGCCTTGTCAGGAGGGGTACGAGCCGCGTGGACGCTATACTGGACGTGCAGACAAAGGACGGAGTGAAGATGCGTGTAATGGCTCTGGCAGTGACCGTTAGCAGGATTAAGACTTCGCAGAAGAAAGCCATAAGGAGGATAATGTTCGACATAATAAGCGAGAAAGCGGCTAGCCTGGACTTTGACACGTTCATCCAGCAAGCAGTCATAGGCACGATGGCCACCGAAATGCAGATGCAGGCGAAGAAGATATACCCCATCAAGAAAGTCGAGGTCTACAAGATAAAGGTGCTAACACCTACCACCGAGATTCCGCTAGCCCTCCCGGAGCAGGTATTGGCGAAGCACTAA
- a CDS encoding nucleotidyltransferase domain-containing protein gives MYRRKASDEVHVVYSEETWRVFRELREKARVALRCLDVLRIPVYVVGSVARGDVTRKSDVDLFLERCVAPSYVTGLLEECGFLVEKYEVIWASPQTAVKLVIHVEDNVKVTLPVTDLSPAEKEFPRFAGSVTSEDVDAGRRVAGVNKFLRFIEPTEDGHVEWSILGREEEVARRLGISLGTVLEREAMRMKRWARGKSGFLVHECLDPRLSPEDLLRRLATRNQLLRKKLEGVMF, from the coding sequence GTGTACAGGAGAAAGGCAAGTGATGAGGTTCACGTCGTATACAGCGAGGAGACATGGAGGGTCTTCAGGGAGTTACGGGAGAAGGCGCGCGTGGCATTGCGGTGCTTGGACGTGTTGCGGATACCTGTGTACGTCGTTGGCAGCGTCGCTCGGGGCGACGTCACGAGAAAGAGTGATGTTGACCTCTTTCTGGAACGATGTGTTGCCCCATCGTATGTTACCGGCTTGCTCGAGGAATGTGGATTCTTGGTCGAAAAATACGAAGTCATATGGGCTTCACCACAGACAGCAGTGAAGCTAGTGATCCACGTAGAGGATAACGTCAAGGTGACTTTACCTGTCACCGATCTTTCGCCAGCAGAGAAGGAGTTCCCCCGATTCGCGGGAAGCGTGACCTCGGAAGACGTGGACGCTGGGAGAAGGGTAGCCGGGGTGAACAAGTTCTTGAGGTTCATCGAGCCAACCGAGGATGGCCACGTAGAGTGGTCTATACTGGGGCGCGAGGAGGAAGTCGCGAGGAGGCTGGGCATTTCGCTGGGCACTGTTCTCGAGAGAGAAGCTATGAGGATGAAGAGGTGGGCGAGGGGGAAGAGTGGCTTCCTGGTACACGAGTGTCTTGACCCTAGGCTCTCCCCAGAAGATCTGTTGAGGCGACTAGCTACTCGGAACCAGCTGTTACGCAAGAAACTCGAAGGCGTAATGTTCTAG
- a CDS encoding UbiA family prenyltransferase has protein sequence MHARVKAFLRLSRIEHGVMSGLAVIAGALSTQVFVADKAVLAALSAFFAETSLFAFNDVFNVEEDKVNNPTRPIVAGEISLREALLFAIATGIMSVVFASAIGPFPLAVIALALGLGILYDAMLKRHGFLGNLIVAGLTAFTFPFGAIAVTASPTEKSLLFFAVAFLANVGREIVKGIRDLEGDMKAGICTLPCEVGEKPAGVIAAAFMSLAVVLSFSGLAFVSLKHLYLALILVTDVIFAYSAAVMALKADRHHAEVARRITLPAMLLAIVAFTLP, from the coding sequence ATGCATGCGCGTGTAAAGGCTTTCCTAAGGCTTTCCAGGATAGAGCACGGAGTAATGTCAGGCTTGGCCGTTATAGCTGGGGCTTTGTCCACACAAGTGTTTGTAGCCGACAAGGCAGTGCTTGCTGCACTATCGGCATTCTTCGCCGAAACGTCGCTCTTCGCCTTTAACGACGTCTTTAACGTGGAGGAGGACAAGGTGAATAACCCTACGAGACCCATAGTCGCTGGTGAGATTTCGCTCCGAGAGGCTCTTCTCTTTGCCATCGCCACAGGAATAATGTCGGTCGTATTCGCGTCTGCAATTGGCCCGTTCCCCCTAGCGGTCATAGCCTTAGCCCTCGGGCTCGGAATACTTTACGATGCCATGTTGAAGAGGCACGGCTTCCTGGGAAACCTTATAGTCGCGGGGCTGACGGCGTTTACATTCCCGTTCGGCGCAATAGCGGTGACGGCTTCTCCAACAGAGAAATCACTTCTCTTCTTTGCAGTAGCTTTTCTGGCAAACGTTGGCAGAGAAATCGTAAAGGGTATCAGGGACCTCGAGGGGGACATGAAGGCGGGTATCTGCACGTTGCCATGTGAAGTAGGAGAAAAGCCTGCCGGCGTCATCGCCGCTGCCTTCATGTCGCTGGCTGTTGTCCTCAGTTTTTCGGGTCTAGCGTTTGTAAGCTTAAAGCACCTCTACCTCGCGCTTATACTGGTAACGGACGTCATCTTCGCTTATTCGGCAGCTGTGATGGCTCTTAAGGCGGACAGGCACCACGCGGAGGTTGCGAGAAGAATAACGTTGCCGGCAATGCTCCTAGCAATAGTAGCGTTCACGTTGCCGTAG
- a CDS encoding STT3 domain-containing protein, translating into MARGEKVVGKLVSALEFLGSPKVVVAVLLLMSFTVTLLARLTPMHWGVYLNEFDPYYEYYLSEQLLAHGNGNYFAGVAWWYHWWFENPKPRDTLFWAPEGRDLRGTSQPGPAFFSAGVYTLLRTLGFDVSLYYVHAFLVPFVASLAVFTAYLLGSELKDYRAGVLASVLIALSWAYMYRTNLGAKHEAIAIPFMLLGFYLFLKGYKKKSLLLSILAGLSLGVVVLAWGAYVYPWNLLALVVLFWLFFHPDDTAIARSYVATNLVVTFFVATTPRFGPSVAFMSFLGFLPLVATLASILVIFGIRVPSSSLGAKKTRRTLLVLLVVLLVVFALGTYLGVFRGLAGRIMAVVMPLVREPGVTTVAEHQVPTWNQLFDDFQTSLIFAFFAGYLYFLKSKDDFNSAFISLFIATAVYFSASIVRLLLLLSPAVAIAGSLGLVEILDRLALPAERSYDKRHRGASTQTTRHLAILIAVILLLLFSPSILASKIPLNSHQPPLILTSSVPLVRYDYEYMDWLSALQWISENVPRDATIATWWDYGYWISVNTGRKTTCDNATIDTKQIQKIAKAFMSDEDTALRIFKELNVSYVVVFEPLQQLQLSNGLTVWFSMMHPALGGDIAKSPQMLKWIGLSANDYIYGYNNGSFAYLQQGGYTLYLILPANTPQALNATLYRMVYTRNHKQQVFIFDPFLYQLFGLQGYKGPTYTFAPLKNFELVYVSEPNGWVKVFRVKG; encoded by the coding sequence GTGGCGAGAGGCGAGAAGGTTGTTGGAAAGCTGGTATCTGCCTTGGAGTTTCTAGGCAGCCCGAAGGTTGTCGTCGCTGTTCTCCTACTTATGTCGTTCACAGTAACGTTGCTTGCAAGGCTCACACCCATGCATTGGGGCGTGTATCTCAACGAGTTCGACCCTTACTACGAGTACTACCTTTCTGAGCAGTTACTCGCACACGGCAACGGCAACTACTTCGCAGGGGTTGCGTGGTGGTATCACTGGTGGTTCGAAAACCCCAAACCTAGAGACACGCTTTTCTGGGCTCCGGAAGGGAGAGACCTTAGAGGGACAAGCCAACCTGGACCAGCGTTCTTTAGCGCTGGTGTCTATACTCTCTTGAGGACTCTCGGCTTCGACGTTTCGCTGTACTACGTCCACGCTTTCCTAGTACCCTTTGTAGCGTCACTAGCGGTGTTCACGGCCTACTTGCTGGGGAGCGAGCTAAAGGACTACAGAGCGGGCGTGCTAGCGTCCGTACTCATAGCTCTAAGCTGGGCGTACATGTACAGAACGAATCTAGGCGCGAAGCACGAGGCGATAGCCATTCCATTCATGTTGCTTGGTTTTTACCTGTTCCTTAAAGGCTACAAGAAAAAGTCGCTACTACTGTCGATACTGGCCGGGCTCTCCCTCGGAGTAGTAGTTCTCGCGTGGGGAGCCTACGTTTACCCGTGGAACCTACTGGCGCTCGTCGTCCTCTTCTGGCTATTCTTCCACCCGGACGATACCGCGATAGCCAGGTCGTACGTAGCAACAAACCTTGTGGTAACATTCTTCGTGGCTACGACGCCCAGGTTCGGCCCCTCCGTAGCGTTCATGTCTTTCTTGGGCTTCCTGCCGCTAGTGGCCACCCTAGCTTCGATACTGGTAATCTTCGGCATAAGGGTTCCCTCGAGTAGCCTTGGGGCCAAGAAGACACGTAGGACTTTACTCGTACTTCTCGTCGTCTTGCTCGTAGTTTTCGCCTTGGGGACTTACCTCGGAGTGTTCCGGGGGCTTGCCGGCAGAATAATGGCTGTAGTCATGCCCCTTGTACGCGAGCCTGGCGTTACCACGGTGGCCGAGCACCAGGTTCCCACGTGGAACCAGCTCTTCGACGACTTCCAGACCTCGCTTATATTCGCGTTTTTCGCAGGCTACCTCTACTTCCTTAAGTCGAAGGATGACTTCAACAGCGCCTTTATCTCGCTCTTCATAGCTACGGCGGTGTACTTCTCCGCCTCCATAGTTAGGCTTCTTCTACTCCTCTCCCCCGCCGTCGCGATTGCAGGGTCTCTCGGTCTCGTCGAAATACTGGATAGGCTGGCACTACCTGCGGAGAGAAGCTACGACAAGAGACACAGAGGAGCCTCCACCCAGACAACGCGCCACCTAGCGATCCTGATAGCGGTAATCCTGTTGCTCCTCTTCTCCCCGTCTATACTCGCCTCAAAAATACCGCTGAACTCCCACCAACCACCACTCATACTCACGTCTTCCGTGCCCCTAGTGCGGTACGACTACGAGTACATGGACTGGCTGTCCGCCCTTCAGTGGATATCCGAGAACGTGCCTAGGGATGCGACGATAGCGACCTGGTGGGATTACGGGTACTGGATAAGCGTGAACACGGGAAGGAAGACTACGTGTGACAACGCTACTATAGACACGAAGCAGATACAGAAGATAGCTAAGGCCTTTATGAGCGACGAAGACACCGCGCTAAGGATATTCAAGGAGCTGAACGTCTCCTACGTCGTAGTGTTCGAGCCTCTCCAACAGCTACAGCTCTCGAACGGCCTCACGGTATGGTTCTCGATGATGCACCCCGCGCTCGGCGGAGACATAGCTAAATCTCCGCAAATGCTCAAGTGGATCGGGCTCAGCGCTAACGACTACATATACGGGTATAACAACGGATCTTTCGCCTACCTGCAACAAGGGGGCTACACGCTCTACCTGATACTTCCAGCCAACACCCCGCAAGCGCTCAACGCGACGCTCTACAGGATGGTATACACGAGAAACCATAAGCAGCAAGTATTCATCTTTGACCCCTTCCTCTACCAGCTCTTCGGGCTCCAGGGATACAAAGGACCCACGTACACGTTCGCCCCCCTCAAGAACTTCGAGCTCGTATACGTGTCAGAGCCAAACGGGTGGGTAAAAGTTTTCAGGGTCAAGGGGTAG
- a CDS encoding ZPR1-type zinc finger protein, whose product MSSQSSGEGGVEGVEQVAGDGENVTEYGRLLGEFEDVCPVCGGPLKVREVEYMLPSLGKTLLVSKKCAKCGYKRTDIVPLSFQRHTRVYLRVEKKEDLYIKVVRSPTARIFIPELGLELRPGLDAEMFVTNVEGVLQLFKDALLRLKTLDEEARVDDMVKLLDSIAEGDFTPFTLILDDVYGVSAVIAGPHSRVAIENAD is encoded by the coding sequence ATGTCGTCCCAGAGTTCCGGGGAGGGTGGCGTTGAAGGTGTCGAGCAGGTAGCAGGAGACGGAGAGAACGTGACAGAGTACGGGAGGTTGCTCGGCGAGTTTGAAGACGTTTGCCCTGTGTGCGGCGGACCTCTGAAGGTAAGAGAAGTAGAGTACATGCTGCCCAGCCTGGGAAAGACATTGCTTGTCTCGAAGAAGTGCGCGAAGTGCGGTTATAAGAGAACAGACATAGTGCCTCTGTCCTTCCAGAGACACACCCGCGTGTACTTAAGGGTGGAAAAAAAGGAGGATCTCTACATAAAGGTAGTTAGGTCGCCTACCGCTAGAATATTCATACCCGAGCTAGGCCTAGAGCTACGCCCGGGACTTGACGCAGAAATGTTTGTAACGAACGTGGAAGGAGTGCTACAACTCTTCAAGGACGCCTTGCTACGCTTGAAGACCCTGGACGAAGAAGCCCGGGTAGACGACATGGTCAAACTCCTAGACAGTATAGCAGAGGGGGACTTCACCCCTTTCACGCTGATTCTCGACGACGTGTACGGTGTAAGCGCAGTAATCGCCGGGCCTCACTCCCGCGTAGCTATAGAAAACGCGGACTAG
- a CDS encoding translation initiation factor IF-2 subunit alpha — MVRRREDVPSLNELVVGTVIDIQDHGAFVSLDEFGGLKAYIPLGEVSHSWFKNIRDVLKVGRKYVLKVIRVDRNKKLVDVSLRRVSEKERREKIIEWKRAQRAEKILEMAASKLNKTLDDAYREAGWKLEDHYGEIFRGLEEASARGEEALLEAGVSKQWAKVLAELARQGIKPKKVKLSALINLQCLSKGIEGVKSTLTEWENVVSIPRDASVRVYTLGSPRYKLDIEAQSYKEGEKILAEIISVMEQAAKKNGCSFSYKRLET, encoded by the coding sequence ATGGTGCGCAGAAGGGAGGATGTGCCGAGCCTAAACGAGCTGGTAGTCGGGACGGTAATCGATATTCAGGATCACGGAGCGTTCGTCTCTCTCGATGAGTTTGGAGGGCTAAAGGCATACATACCTCTAGGAGAGGTCAGCCACTCCTGGTTTAAAAATATACGAGATGTTTTGAAGGTAGGGCGGAAATACGTCTTAAAAGTTATCAGGGTAGACAGGAACAAGAAGCTCGTAGACGTATCTCTTAGAAGAGTTTCCGAGAAGGAAAGGAGGGAGAAGATCATAGAGTGGAAGCGCGCACAGAGGGCGGAGAAGATACTGGAAATGGCTGCTTCAAAGCTTAACAAAACGTTGGACGATGCCTACAGGGAAGCAGGATGGAAGCTTGAGGATCACTATGGAGAGATATTCAGGGGGCTAGAGGAGGCAAGTGCGCGCGGAGAAGAGGCATTGCTTGAGGCAGGAGTCAGTAAACAGTGGGCGAAGGTGCTCGCAGAACTAGCAAGACAGGGTATCAAGCCCAAGAAGGTTAAGCTCTCTGCGCTTATAAACCTCCAGTGCCTCTCGAAGGGAATAGAGGGCGTAAAGTCCACCCTCACGGAGTGGGAAAACGTGGTAAGCATCCCCCGAGATGCCAGCGTAAGGGTGTACACGCTCGGGTCCCCTAGGTACAAGCTCGACATTGAGGCACAGAGCTACAAGGAAGGAGAGAAAATCCTGGCCGAAATAATATCAGTAATGGAGCAGGCAGCAAAAAAGAACGGGTGCAGCTTTAGCTATAAACGCCTAGAGACATGA